The DNA region GCGGTTTTCGGCGATATGTTCCTTCCAGAAATTGTAGGCATCGGAATCTCTTTCGAGATTTTCAGCAGCGTCTCCTTCAAAGATCGTCACATACAGGTTTTCTTTTGGGATTTTGTAAACTTCCGTCAACAGCTGCCAAGCAAATTCGATCGCCTCTTTTTTGAAATAATCTCCGAAAGACCAATTCCCCAACATTTCAAACATCGTGTGGTGATAGGTATCGCGACCTACATCATCCAAATCGTTGTGTTTCCCCGAAACGCGGAGACATTTCTGCGTGTCGGCAATGCGAACACTGGACGGTTCTTTGTAACCCAGGAAGTAATCCTTGAATTGCGTCATCCCCGAATTGGAGAACATCAGCGTTGGATCGTCTTTCAGACCAATCGGTGCGGAAGGTACAATCTGGTGTCCTTTTTCTTTAAAGTAATCTAAAAATTGCTGGCGTATCTGTTGTGAAGTCATATCTATTGCTTTCTGCTGTCGGCTTCCGATAATTATCGGAACTGCTGTCAGCATTTGGTAAGTGTGCAAATTTAGTGATTTTTTGGATGATTTGTATTTAGAAATATTGCTTTAATCCTTCTGTAACATATTCCAAACTTTATTAAATTTTCGATTTTCTAAATAAACCTAAATTTGATTACCCCGACCCTAAAAGGAGCAAATTTAGGTTTATTTAGAACGCAATTCTCAGTTCTCTGCGGTGACCCGAGTTTTTTTTCAATAAAAAATCCGCCCCATAAAAAACGAGATGGATTCACATCAATATTAACTTAACTAATTCTTTCTATTTCTTTTCCATCGCCTTGATCAGGATCTGCACATTCACCTCATCTTTGATGACACCGTTTGCTACCGGCATCTGGAATTTCACCCCAAACTCTTCGCGGTTGATGTCTTTCGGTTCTGTTGCGATGCTCACTTCGCCTTCTTTCACGGAAACGTTGGCATTAAACTGCACAGGTTTAGTAATCCCCTTGATCGTCAAATTTCCGTCTAAAGTTGTGTTATAATCACCAGTATCATTGTTGGTCACCTTGGTAATTTCGTAGGAAGCGGTCGGGAATTTTTCTACCTCGAAGAAGTCGCCACTTTTCAGGTGGCCTTCGAGTTTTGCTTTTTGTTCCGCATCATCCTTCATATCGACATTTTCGAGCGAAGCCATATCTGCCACGAATTTTCCGCTTTCGAGTTTTCCATCTTTCACGGTGATGTCGCCGCTTTCAAACTTGATCGTACCGAAATGGCTTGTATTATCACTTTTCACGACTTTATAACCTTTCCACTCGATTTTGCTGTTGAGCGTATCGATTACGTAACCGCTACCTTCGGTTGTCGTGGTAACTTCAGTGGTTTCGCTGGTCACAGGTTTGTCTTTACCGCAAGAAATGAGAACACCGCCTGCAATTAATGCTGAAAGCGCAGTTGTTGAAATTATTTTTTTCATCAGGAACAAAGTTTTATAACAGTCGCTAAAATAACAAAAAAAACCGAATTAACCGTAAATATCTTATTTTTGCAGGATGCTTTTAGAAATCAGCCATTTATTTTTTTCGTATTCTGAAGAGAAGCCGCTTTTTCAAAATCTCAATTTAAGGATTGATGAAGGAAAAACCATTGCACTTGCCGGTGAAAGCGGATGCGGAAAATCGACATTAATCAGCTTGATTTATGGCTTGCTCGATTGGGGAAAAGGAGAGATTATCTTTGATGGACAAAAGCTTTTCGGCCCGAAGAAAAACATCGTTCCGGGAGAAAGCGGGATGAAACTTGTGGCCCAGAATTATGATTTGATGCCGTATGCAACCGTTGCAGAAAATGTCGGAAAGTTTCTTTCGAATATTAATTTGGACGAAAAAAAGCAAACCGTGAAAGAACTTCTGGAAGTGGTGGGTTTGACGGAATATGAAAATGTGCTCCCAAAATATCTGAGCGGCGGGCAACAGCAACGGGTTTCGATTGCGCGCGCTCTTTCGGTGATGCCGAAACTTCTTTTGCTGGACGAACCTTTCAGCAATATCGATTATTCGCGGAAAGTTGAACTTCGCGAACGGCTTTTTAAGTATGTGAAGGAAAAGAAAATTTCATTAATCATCTCCACTCACGAAATTCAGGAAGTGATGCCGTGGCTGGACCAAATCGTGGTGCTGCAGGATGGAAGATTAATCCAAAACGACGCCCCGGAAGAAACGTACCGAAATCCGTACAACGAATATGTAGCACGGCTTTTCGGCGAGGTGAATGTTTTTAACGATGAAGAAAAGAAAGCATTTGGAGTCGAGAAAAGCTTCTACTTCCCTACCGAAATCAAAATTGCAGAAAACGGGCTTAAAGCTGAAGTTGTTGAAAGCAGATTCGGCGGAAACCACTATTGGAACAAGATTTCGGCAAACGGCAAAACCTTGACTGTTTTTAGCGAACATCAACTGAAAGATTCTGTACATCTTTTGTTCAAATAAAATTGGATTTCTTTTTTGAAAATCGAAAAATATTTGTATCTTTATTCCTCCCAAATAAGGAAATTTTTGGTTAATTCTCTTTCTGCCTTTAAGACGAAATTAGCTCGATGCACTCGACAACCAGTCTTTAGAAATGGAACCCTGTCCAAATCTTTCCTTTTTTTTTATTTCCTAAAGAACTGTGCTAAACCATTGTGTTTTCTGCTGTTTTTTGATTTGCTTTATATTTTAAAGCATAAAAAATCATGAACTTTTGAAAAAAAACCGTAATTTAGAGCACTTTAATTTAACCCAAAATATTTCTATGAAAACAAAATTTTACCGTCTGCTAACGCTCGCTGCATTCCTCACGGTTGCTTTGTTCAGCGCGCAAGATGCAAAGGGACCAACCTTCATCGGTACTGCCGACAAAATGTTTGTTGCTCCCGCAATTTCCACGCTGAAGAATCCTGAGGTCTTCGTGAGTGTGGAAAAAGAAATGAAAGACCGACGTTTCTACAAACACGAAATCGTACCGGGAAAAGACCCGCAGAAAACTGACGACCATTTCGTACTGAACCGTCACGAACTTGAAGGAAAGATCCCCGGAAAAACGCCAAGTCTTGTTTTTGATGCGGCTGCTTCTACTTCGCAACCAACAGACCCTGCCTTAGCAGTGGGACCCGATCACGTATTTGTGGTATTCAACACCGGTTTCATTATTTATGACAAAAACGGAACTGCTTTGACCGGTCAATTGACCCCATCAAACATTTTCGGAACCAACGGGTGCTGCGACCTTACTGCTTCTTATGACCATGTTGCTCAAAGATGGGTTGTATCGCTTCTTGGAAATGGTGCTTATGTTGCTGTTTCGAAAACCAGCAATCCTGTAACTACTCAATGGAATGTTTACCAGTATTCGGCAGTGAACGACTACCAGAAACTTTCTGTGTGGAGCGACGGATATTATATGACAGACAACACCTCATCAACCAACAAGATTTATGCTTTCGAAAGAGAAAAAATGCTTGCAGGTGATCCGGCAGCAAAAATCCTTGCGTTTCCTTTACCGGGAATCGTAACTTCAGGATTTTTCAGCCCACAATTTCTGACACTTTCTGATACCAACGCACCGTCTCCAGGAAATGTGCCTGTAGTCTATATGCAGGATGATGCTTGGAGCGGAGTATCGCAGGATCATATCAAATTATGGAATCTTAATGTAAACTGGGCAACTCCAGCGAGTTCGACCATTTCTCAACCAGTTCAGATTAACATCCAACCTTTTATTGGTGTTTTTGACGGAGGAAGTTTTTATAATTTGGTGCAGCCGAATGGAGGAGCAACGATTGATGCGCTTCAGGCAACTATCATGAATCAGGCGCAGTTCAGAAAATTTGCGACCCATAACTCCGCAGTATTCAATTTCGTGGTTGACACAGATGCCTCTGCCGCAAAAAGAGCGGGAATCAGATGGATTGAACTTCGACAGTCGGGAGACGGACAACCTTGGTCGCTCTATCAAGAAGGAACCTATACTGCAGCCGCAGGAAAACATGCATGGAACGCAAGTTTGATTATGGATATGCAGGGAAATATCGGTATGGGATATACCGCAATGGGCGGAACAGCAAATAAGTTTGTCGGTTCCTACTATACTGGCCGAAAAGCCAATGATCCACTTGGAACAATGACTATTGCTGAAACCATCATCAAAGAAGGAAACGCAAATATTCCTGGAGGAAGATATGGTGACTACTCAAAAATCGACATCGACCCATCCGACAACAAGACGATGTGGTACGACACCGAATACATGAATAACGGCAGAAAAAACGTGATCGGTGTTTTCAAGATCGCGCCTAACTATTTGAAAGATGTAGGCGTGGTGAGTATTGATACTCCGGTAACCGGAGCTTTAACCAATGCTGAAACTGTAAAAGTTAAAATCTATAATTTCGGTGAAAACCCACAATCTAACATTCCGGTTTCGTTCAAAGTTAATGGTGCCACAATTGCCACAGAAACCTATACAGGAACTATCGCGCCAGCTGCAACTGTTGACTATACCTTTACTGCAAAAGCAAATCTCAGCACTGAAGGACAGACTTATGCAATCGCGGCGGAAACTTCTCTCGCAGGTGACGAAGACCTTACCAATAATGGTATTACTAAAAACGTAACTCACGTCTTCCAATGGGATGCGAGCATGGACGAAATCACAGCTCCAGTTTCCGGCGGATTCCTGAACTCACAACCGATCAAGGTGAAAGTTTCCAACAAAGGAACACAAACCATTACCAGTCTTCCTGTTGCTTATAATGTGGACGGCGGATCATGGGTGAACGAAACCATCACAACCCCGATTCCTGCAGGTGGAACATTTGATTACACTTTCACTGCACCGTTTAATTTCTCGCAGATCAAATCCTACAATGTGACCGCGAAAACGATGCTACCAAATGATTCTGTTCCAACCAATGACGAGATCAGCAAAACGGTTGTGAATTCTGCTTGCTACACCTCTACCAATAATACCCAATACCCGATTGGACCAGGTTCCGGTGTGGTAACGAATTCAGTAATCAGCCAAACCGGTATTGGTAATATTACTAAGGTTAAAGTAAAAGTGAACCTTACACACACCTGGGTTGGAGATGTTGAAATGAAATTAATCGGACCAGACAATACCGAGGTAATGCTTGCCAACAGAAGAGGTTCTTCTGGAGACAACTACACGAATACCATTTTTGATGACGATGCTACAACTGCCATTTCTTCTGGAACCCCTCCTTTTACGGGAACATTCAAGCCAGAGTCACCACTTTCTGCTTTCAACGGAAAACCAATCACCGGAAACTGGACACTGAGAATCACCGACAAAGCAAACGGGGACGGAGGACAGTTACTAAACTGGTCACTGGAACCATGTTCCGATGCAGTACTTGCAGTTTCCCAAACCGATGTTGATAGCAATAAAGTGCAGGTAGTGAACGTTGGAAACAACAAATTCAAAGTGATATTGAAAGACAAAGCCATTACCGGAAACGTTAACATGAACCTGTATAACGGTGCAGGACAACAAGTTTTGGTTAAGAGACTAAACAAAACTACCGGCGAATACTCTACAGAATTCGATATGTCGTATGCTCCGAAAGGACTTTACATCGTTAAGCTTTCCGACGGAACCAACAACTTCTCGAAGAAAATTCTGGTAAAATAATTAATGTGAAATACTAACCAAAGAAGCTGCTGAGAAATTCAGCAGCTTTTTTTTAAAACCTATTGAGATGAAAATAGTAATATTGTGTTCCCTGTTTACAGTATTTTCCTGCACAACAATTTCGCAGAACACAGTCAGCACAAATCCTGGTCCGGAAAAATTTACGGAAATGACCGCCATTAAGAAAGACAAATGCCAGTTTCTGCTGAAAGATCAGTCGCAGCAACAATACGAAGTTCAGAACATCACCTCAAGAATTGTGGGACTGAAAGACGGCCAAAAAGTTTGGATTACGTACCAACCATTAAGAAGAATGTCTCAATGCGGCGCACAACCGATTGAGATCACGGAAGTTTATCAGGGAAAATAAAAACAGAAAACCGGAGCAAAACTTCGGTTTTTTTATGCTTTCTTCACAAATTCAGATTTCAGCGCCATCGAACCGAAACCGTCGATTTTGCAGTCGATATTGTGGTCGGAATCTGGGCGGAGACGGATGTTCTTCACCTTTGTTCCCGCTTTCACCGGTTTGGGCGCACCTTTCACCGGCAAATCTTTAATCACCGTCACGGAATCGCCATTTTGCAGCTCATTTCCGTTTGAATCAAAAACTTTCTCGGCACTGTCGGTCTCCTTTGGATCCCACTCTTGGAAACATTGGGAGCAAACCATCAGATTATCCTGCTCATAAGTAAACTCCGATTGGCATTTCGGGCAAAGTAGTGTGTCGCTCATTTTTTTCTTTTTTGCAAAAATAGGACTTTAATTTTAGTGGAAACCGCTTCAAAGAGATTATGAAATTATTTTGCCACTATAATCTTGCCACTAATGCACGAATGAAAAATCCAAAATAATAAACCGCAAAGATTTTCTTTCAAGACTCAAAATAAAGTTAAACAAAGATTGCGGATAAATCCGTTGATTAACCTCGCTTCAATAATTCGGTTTACCGGGGAAATTTTGTGTGGTTTCTCTCGCGGATTGCGGGGATTACGCTGATCTTATTTTATTTGCCACTAATGCACGAATGATGATTTCAAAACTTTTATCGCAAAGATTTCATTTTCATCATTCAAATTTTAGTCGAGAAGAGTCTTCGGATAAATCCGTTGATTAGCGCGCTTCATCAATTCGCTTTAGCGGATAAGACTTTGCCATCTTAAAATAAAGAATGATTTAGATAATTCTTTGCAGTTTATATTCTCGCAGATTGCGGGGATTGCAGGGATTGCGCTGATCGTGAACTTTGGCAAAGTTGATAACCTCAATAGTTGAAATCTAAAAGATAATTATTACATCAATCAAATGTTAACAATTTTATAAAAACGGTAGATTTTACCTTGAAACAAATTAATCTTGAATTACACTCAATAAAATTTATATTTCATCATCAATTTCCACCTGTTCGCCATGTAAAACCTCAATGAGTAGCATTAAAAAAATTGCTTTATTTTCTGCTGCCGGTTCTTCTTTCCGTGAATGCATTTGCCCAAAAAGACAGAACTCAAGACAGTTTGCAAAATATTCTGAAGAAAAACCCCAGCGATATTTATACACAGAAATCACTATTGTACCACTATGTGAAAAAAGCAGATACCGCACTGCTAAAAAGAGAACTCGCAAAAGCTGGTGAAACTTTTAAAAATAATGAGGATTACTCGCAGTTTGTGAAGGTCAACACAGTGTATATCGACATCATCAAAGGGAACACGGAACTTGCCACAAAAAAATCGGTGAATTTGAAAAGCACCTTTCGCCGAACAAAAATTTTCCTCTAACAACGTTTACCATAAACTCCATTAAAGGATATCTGCAGACCCGCGAAGGAAACCATCAACTTGCATTGGAAAATTACGAGAAAATCACCAATACCATTAATGAAAACAAGCTGGAAAAGAAGCATTTCGTAACCGATTACCTGAACTATGGAAACACGCTAATTGGTTTAGGACAGTACGAGAAAGCACTGCAAATCCTTTTCGAAACCGTATCTACCAAACGGGAAATAATATACTACTAAAAATAATCATTCACATATCGTTCCAAAGCCGCCACTCGCGGCTTTGCTTTTTTTCACATTCCACACAAAATTCCAGCAAACTCCTACCCTTCCAATTCCCGCCCCAACTTCCACCCAAAAACCCTATTTTTGCAGAAATTTGCAGAAAGCTGATTGCCGACTGCCGAAAGCATATAACAAATGGAACTCATCCACCGCAACCTCCTGATCGGGATCCACGACTCGCTGCAGGAAACCTTCTTCGAAAAAAATAAATACGCCGACAAAGTCATCGAGCGGCTCCTGAAATCCCACAAAAAATGGGGAAGCCAGGACAGAGCCGTGGTTTCGGAGATTTTCTATAATATTATCCGTTGGAAAAGACGATTGGAGTATTATATGGGAGAAGGCGTGAAACCAGGCAATATCTACAAGTTGATTTTGGCGTATCTGCTGTGGAGCAAAACCCATTACAAAAAATTTGAGGAGTTTGAGGGAATCAAGATTGCCGATATTCTGACTAAACTCAAGAAAGGAACCGTTCCCACCAAAGCCATCGAATACTCGATTCCCGACTGGCTCGCCGAAACTTTAGAAAAAGAACTCGGCAAAAACTGGGAGAAGGAAATGGACGCGCTTAACGAACAGGCGCCGACAATCCTTCGTGCAAACACCTTGAAGACGACGCCGAAACATCTCGTGGAAGAACTGAAGGAAGAAAACGTTCAAAGTTTCCAGATCAGAAACTATCCCGACGCAGTGCAGCTCGAGGAGAAGAAAAACGTGTTCCTCACCTCTGCTTTTAAGGAAGGTTTGTTTGAAGTTCAGGATGCTTCCTCGCAGAAAATCGGCGAATTCCTCGATGTGAAGGAAGGAATGCGCGTCGTAGATGCTTGCGCAGGTGCAGGTGGAAAAACTTTGCATTTGGCGGCATTGATGAAAAACAAGGGACAAATCATCGCCCTCGATATTTTCGAGTGGAAACTGGCGGAACTGAAACGCCGCGCCAAAAGAGCCGGAGCTCACAATATTGAAACACGATTCATCGAAGACAATAAAGTCATCAAGCGGCTTCACGAAAAAGCAGACCGTCTCCTGATCGACGCGCCGTGTTCAGGTTTGGGAGTGCTGAAGAGAAACCCCGACTCCAAATGGAAAATTGACCAGGACTTCATCGACAGAATTAAAGGCGAACAGCAGCAAATCCTGCAGGACTACTCGAAAATGTTGAAGAAAGGCGGAAAAATGATTTATGCGACCTGCTCCATTTTACCCTCAGAAAACAACAAACAGGTTGAAGTTTTTCTGAAAAACAATCCTGAATTCCAGTTAGTAAAAGACCAGAAGATAATGCCGAGTGAAGGTTTCGACGGATTTTATATGGCGCTGATCGAAAGAACTCAATAATCTGTAATTTGGCCAAAATAATGCTTATGAACAATACAGTAACCGACAACTATGACAAGCTGAAATATTCGCTTTTTATTTTGCCTCTGCTTTTGTTGGCCGCCATTGCATTTTATCTTTATTCGCAACATTCGCTTTCCACAGAGGGTTATATCAACATTCAGAAAGACTGGTTCTATTCCATGAATGGCGAACTGTCACAATTCCCCGAAACGGAATTCAACCTCACGCAGATCGGCGACTCGCTGATTTCTCTTTCATTGTTGGCGGTTTTTGTCATTTATGCCCCTAAAATTTGGGAAGCCGTAGTGTCTGCATCACTGGTTTCTTTACTTTTCTCTCAACTGTTCAAGAAACTATTTTCCGTTCCGCGACCGGCTGCAGCTTTCGACAACAGCACTTTCGAGATTATCGGCAAAACGTTGAACGGACACAGCAGTTTACCATCGGGACATTCCATCACCATTTTCACGATGCTCACTGTTTTGATGTTCGGTTTTATGCCGCAAAAACTTCTTCTAAAAATCTTTTGGTTCATCCCGTTTATCATCTTAGGATTGGTTTTGGTTCTCACCAGAGTCGGCGTTGGAGCACACTACCCGCTCGACACCATCATTGGCGGAATTATCGGCTATATCTCAGGAATTTCAGGAATCTTCATCAGCAGGAAATATAAAATCTTCAGCTGGATCGGCAACCGAAAATTTTACCCGATTTTTATGGTGTTGTTCCTGGTTTGTGCCATCATAACCATTATTAAAATTACAGAAAACAACTTGCCCGTTTTTTACTGTTCCACTTTCAGTCTGCTTGTCGCACTGTTTTTAATCACCCGAAAATATGTTCAAAAATAATATCAGTTTACTGCGCTTTTCGCTGATTATGAGTGTGATTAATTTTGCACTTTTTCACTACCCATTTTTTAAGTACGTTTTCACAAACCTCGACTACAAAAGCTTTAACGGTGTTTTAATGATCGTGAGCTTAATCATTTTGATGGTGGTCGCAAACGCGTTTGTGTACTACCTTTTTCTCTTTATTTCACAACCTGTCGGAAAATTTCTGATGGTTCTCACCTTCATCATCAGTTCGATATCGGTGTATTTCATCAACACTTATGGCGTGATTATCGACGAAAGTATGATCGGGAATGTCTTTAACACCAAATACAGCGAGGCAAGCAGTTTCTTCTCCTGGAAATTTGTGGCGTATGTCATCTTTTTTGGAATCCTACCCTCTATTTATATTATTAAGGCAAAAATCATTAAACCGACCGTAAAAAGGTTTTTCATCAATATTGGTTTAACGCTCCTATTTATGTTGGTCGCAGTTTTCATCAATGCGGCAAACTGGCTATGGATCGACAAAAACTCCAAGCAACTCGGCGGTTTGGCAATGCCGTGGTCTTATTCGGTAAATGCTGCCCTTTTCCAAATCCATAAATACAAGGAGAACAAAAAGGAAATCCTGCTTCCAAATGCAACCATCAAAGACAAAAAGAAATCGGTGGTCGTACTGGTAATCGGTGAATCAGCCAGAAGCCAAAACTTCTCTCTTTATGGTTACGGAAAAAACACCAACCCGCTTCTTTCCAAAACGGAGAATGTTTTTCATTTTAATGCAACTTCGTGTGCAACCTACACAACGGCGGGAGTGAAATGCATTCTCGAACACAAAGATACGGGTGATCTCTATGAAATTCTGCCGAATTATCTCGACAGAAACGGTGTAGATGTCGTTTGGCGCACCACCAATTGGGGAGAACCGCCTGTACACATCAAAAATTACCAGACGACGGAAGTTCTTTCGCGCGACTGTAAAACCAACTGCAACTACGATGAAATCCTGCTCACCAATCTCAAAGAGCAGATTCTTTCAAGCACCAAAGACAAATTCCTGATCATCTTGCATACCAGTACAAGTCACGGACCGACCTACAGCAAGAAATATCCTGCGAGATTCGAAACTTTCAAGCCAGTCTGCAACAGTGTGGAATTGGGGCAATGTTCGCAGGAAGAGCTGATCAATGCTTACGACAACACGATTGTTTATACTGATTATCTGCTTCACAAAATCATCGAGGATCTGAAACAACTCAACGGATTTGAAAGCACGATGATGTTTGTCTCTGACCACGGTGAATCATTGGGCGAGAAAAATCTCTATATGCACGGCGTTCCGATGAGTTTTGCACCAAAGGAACAAATCGAAATCCCCTTCATTGTTTGGGTAAGCGAAAATTCTAAAAAACTGAAACCCAACAATAATCTTTCCCAAAATCATGTTTTCCACAGCGTTTTAAATTTCCTTGGAATAGAAAGCCCGATCTATGATGAGAAGATGAATATTTTTGAATAGGTTGAGGTTACGGTTAAGGTTGAGGTTGAGGTTGAGAAAAAAACAAACCCGTTCAGGAATTGCTGAAAGGGTTTGTTGTTATTACAATTTGTCTTTTAATTCTTGATAAACTTGGAAGTTATAATTCCATTCTCTGTTTGAAGTTTAATGATATACAATCCTTTTGCAAGGTTTGAGACCTGTATTTTCTTCACATTATTTTCAGTTGCGGTAAGCATCTTTCCACTGAGATCGTATATCTCGACTTTTGTAATTTTTTGGTCCGTCTGAATGTTCAGGATATCTGATGTCGGGTTTGGATAAAGCGTCGCAATGAAAGTTTTAGACTCTCCCGTACCAAGAATGAATGTCTGGGTTACAGTGATTGTTTTAGATGGTACTCCAGTTCCCGAAAACAATACGCTTGCAGATCGGTTACTTCCAGTGTCGTTGGTTGTTGGAGCCATGATGATTTTAGCATTGAAAATTATAAAGGTATCCTGTCCGTCGGTAACGCATTTAACCTTTGGATTTCCCGAAAAATAATCACCCGCAAGTTGACTCACCCAAACCGCATTACCGCTGCTGTCTATTTTGAGAAGGAAAGACTGAGCATTTGGTGTAGAGGCAATCGTTGTGCTACCCGCACTAATGCTACCGGAAAACTGACCGTAAACATAGATGTTCTCAGATGAATCTACATGTGCGTATCTGGGAGTGATAATTCCTTTATTACCAGCATTGAATGTCTTTGCCCATACATTAGAACCATCTGAAACTGCTAATTTCAGAACAAAAAGATCATCCAAACCAACAGGATTTGCCGATAATCCGTTAATTCCAATTTCAGAAGAGTTCGTCGTGCCTACTGCAAATGGCTGTCGGTAGTTTCTACCCAAGACAACATATTGCCCTTCTTAGAATTGAGCTGCATCAACCTTGTATTGAGCGGTGCAGTCTGTGCATTTATGCTGATTCCTGTCGCAAGTGTAAAACTTAAGAGCAAAACACTGTAAGCTAATAGATTTATTCTCATTTAAAAAATATTTACTACCCGCAAATATTAAAATTGATCTTACAAAAAATAAACTGAAGTATTAAACTTTATTAAAAGCTCCACATTCTCTCAACTTAAAAAATTTAACCAAAAATAGGTGGAAAAACAATCCATTCCTTTAATTATTTCTAAATATCATATAATTATAATATTTTTTAAACTTTTTGAAAATAATTATTTCATTACATAAACATTCTCTTTATTATTGCATCATAATTTTAACAAACAAAACTTTAGTTCCGAAACTTCTACTGAAACGAACTTGAAACTTCTTGCCTGCTGCAAGCAGGGAAACTCGGAACTTGAAACAAAAAATTGATTTATGTGCGGAATAGTATGCCTGTTTGATGCAAAACAAAAAACCGAAACCTTAAGACCACAGATACTCGAAATGTCGAAGAAGATCCGCCACCGCGGTCCCGACTGGAGCGGAATCTTCCAAAACGAAAAAGTAATTTTCTCCCATGAACGACTGGCGATTGTGGATCCCACTTCTGGGAAACAGCCGCTTTTTACCAAAGATGGAAAAGTGGTTCTCGCCGTAAATGGTGAAATCTACAACCACCAGGAACTGAGAAAGGAATTCCCCGATTACGAATTCCTGACCAACTCCGACTGCGAGGTGATTCTCGCCCTTTACCGAAAATATGGAAAGGACTTTCTCGAAAAACTCAACGGGATTTTCGCCTTTGCCTTATACGACATTGAAAACGACATCTACCTCATCGGTCGCGACCACATGGGAATCTGCCCGCTTTACCAAGGGTGGGACAGAAACGGAAATTACTACGTCGCATCCGAACTCAAAGCGCTGGAAGGAGTGTGCAAAACCATCGAAGTATTTCTTCCCGGTCATTTTCTTTACAGCAAAGACGGTTTCGAAACGCAGCAATGGTACCACCGCGACTGGCAGGATTTCGAAAATGTCAAGGACAACGAAACCGATATTTCAGGAATCAGAAAAGCACTCGAGGATGCGGTTCACCGCCAGTTGATGACCGATGTTCCGTATGGAGTTTTGCTTTCGGGCGGACTGGATTCTTCCATCATCGCGGCCGTTACGGCAAAATACGCACGAAACAGAATTGAGAGCGGCGACACTCAGGAAGCGTGGTATCCGCGGCTGCACAGTTTCGCGGTGGGCTTGAAAGGTTCACCCGATTTGGTGGCGGCCCAGAAAGCGGCGGATCATATCGGCTCCATCCACCACGAAATCCACTTCACGGTTCAGGAAGGACTGGATGCGGTGAAAGACGTTATCTACCACCTCGAAACTTATGATGTAACGAC from Chryseobacterium suipulveris includes:
- a CDS encoding YceI family protein gives rise to the protein MKKIISTTALSALIAGGVLISCGKDKPVTSETTEVTTTTEGSGYVIDTLNSKIEWKGYKVVKSDNTSHFGTIKFESGDITVKDGKLESGKFVADMASLENVDMKDDAEQKAKLEGHLKSGDFFEVEKFPTASYEITKVTNNDTGDYNTTLDGNLTIKGITKPVQFNANVSVKEGEVSIATEPKDINREEFGVKFQMPVANGVIKDEVNVQILIKAMEKK
- a CDS encoding sulfate/molybdate ABC transporter ATP-binding protein translates to MLLEISHLFFSYSEEKPLFQNLNLRIDEGKTIALAGESGCGKSTLISLIYGLLDWGKGEIIFDGQKLFGPKKNIVPGESGMKLVAQNYDLMPYATVAENVGKFLSNINLDEKKQTVKELLEVVGLTEYENVLPKYLSGGQQQRVSIARALSVMPKLLLLDEPFSNIDYSRKVELRERLFKYVKEKKISLIISTHEIQEVMPWLDQIVVLQDGRLIQNDAPEETYRNPYNEYVARLFGEVNVFNDEEKKAFGVEKSFYFPTEIKIAENGLKAEVVESRFGGNHYWNKISANGKTLTVFSEHQLKDSVHLLFK
- a CDS encoding proprotein convertase P-domain-containing protein, whose translation is MKTKFYRLLTLAAFLTVALFSAQDAKGPTFIGTADKMFVAPAISTLKNPEVFVSVEKEMKDRRFYKHEIVPGKDPQKTDDHFVLNRHELEGKIPGKTPSLVFDAAASTSQPTDPALAVGPDHVFVVFNTGFIIYDKNGTALTGQLTPSNIFGTNGCCDLTASYDHVAQRWVVSLLGNGAYVAVSKTSNPVTTQWNVYQYSAVNDYQKLSVWSDGYYMTDNTSSTNKIYAFEREKMLAGDPAAKILAFPLPGIVTSGFFSPQFLTLSDTNAPSPGNVPVVYMQDDAWSGVSQDHIKLWNLNVNWATPASSTISQPVQINIQPFIGVFDGGSFYNLVQPNGGATIDALQATIMNQAQFRKFATHNSAVFNFVVDTDASAAKRAGIRWIELRQSGDGQPWSLYQEGTYTAAAGKHAWNASLIMDMQGNIGMGYTAMGGTANKFVGSYYTGRKANDPLGTMTIAETIIKEGNANIPGGRYGDYSKIDIDPSDNKTMWYDTEYMNNGRKNVIGVFKIAPNYLKDVGVVSIDTPVTGALTNAETVKVKIYNFGENPQSNIPVSFKVNGATIATETYTGTIAPAATVDYTFTAKANLSTEGQTYAIAAETSLAGDEDLTNNGITKNVTHVFQWDASMDEITAPVSGGFLNSQPIKVKVSNKGTQTITSLPVAYNVDGGSWVNETITTPIPAGGTFDYTFTAPFNFSQIKSYNVTAKTMLPNDSVPTNDEISKTVVNSACYTSTNNTQYPIGPGSGVVTNSVISQTGIGNITKVKVKVNLTHTWVGDVEMKLIGPDNTEVMLANRRGSSGDNYTNTIFDDDATTAISSGTPPFTGTFKPESPLSAFNGKPITGNWTLRITDKANGDGGQLLNWSLEPCSDAVLAVSQTDVDSNKVQVVNVGNNKFKVILKDKAITGNVNMNLYNGAGQQVLVKRLNKTTGEYSTEFDMSYAPKGLYIVKLSDGTNNFSKKILVK
- a CDS encoding zinc ribbon domain-containing protein YjdM; translated protein: MSDTLLCPKCQSEFTYEQDNLMVCSQCFQEWDPKETDSAEKVFDSNGNELQNGDSVTVIKDLPVKGAPKPVKAGTKVKNIRLRPDSDHNIDCKIDGFGSMALKSEFVKKA
- a CDS encoding RsmB/NOP family class I SAM-dependent RNA methyltransferase is translated as MELIHRNLLIGIHDSLQETFFEKNKYADKVIERLLKSHKKWGSQDRAVVSEIFYNIIRWKRRLEYYMGEGVKPGNIYKLILAYLLWSKTHYKKFEEFEGIKIADILTKLKKGTVPTKAIEYSIPDWLAETLEKELGKNWEKEMDALNEQAPTILRANTLKTTPKHLVEELKEENVQSFQIRNYPDAVQLEEKKNVFLTSAFKEGLFEVQDASSQKIGEFLDVKEGMRVVDACAGAGGKTLHLAALMKNKGQIIALDIFEWKLAELKRRAKRAGAHNIETRFIEDNKVIKRLHEKADRLLIDAPCSGLGVLKRNPDSKWKIDQDFIDRIKGEQQQILQDYSKMLKKGGKMIYATCSILPSENNKQVEVFLKNNPEFQLVKDQKIMPSEGFDGFYMALIERTQ